One Brassica napus cultivar Da-Ae chromosome A5, Da-Ae, whole genome shotgun sequence DNA window includes the following coding sequences:
- the LOC111212542 gene encoding granule-bound starch synthase 1, chloroplastic/amyloplastic, translated as MAYVTGSHFVSLVNNNHGGASGSEANANLSQISFKCQSMTHCGLRSFNMVDRLQRRCQAKAVSAKSSKGLQQNAPKAKRVGKIVCEKGMSMIFIGAEVGPWSKTGGLGDVLGGLPPALAARGHRVMTVCPRYDQYKDAWDTCVVVQIKVGDKVEDVRFFHCYKRGVDRVFVDHPLFLAKVVGKTGSKIYGPITGVDYTDNQLRFSLLCQAALEAPRVLNLNSSKYFSGPYGEDVVFVANDWHTALLPCYLKSMYQSRGIYMNAKVVFCIHNIAYQGRFAFDDFSLLNLPDSFKSSFDFMDGYEKPVKGRKINWMKAAILEAWRVLTVSPYYAQELISGIDRGVELHSYLRMKTVSGIINGMDVQEWNPATDKYIDIKYDITTVTEAKPLIKEALQAAVGLPVDRDVPVIGFIGRLEEQKGSDILVEAISKFMGLNVQMVILGTGKKKMEAQILELEEKFPGKAVGVAKFNVPLAHMITAGADFIIVPSRFEPCGLIQLHAMRYGTVPIVASTGGLVDTVKDGFTGFHIGRFNVKCEVVDPDDVIATAKAVARAVAVYGTPAMNEMVKNCMDQDFSWKGPARLWEKVLLSLDVAGSEAGVEGEEIAPLAKENVATP; from the exons ATGGCATATGTGACAGGTTCCCATTTTGTCTCGCTTGTCAACAACAACCATGGAGGAGCTTCAGGCTCTGAGGCCAACGCCAATCTGTCTCAGATCAGCTTCAAGTGTCAATCCATGACTCACTGTGGGCTAAGATCCTTCAACATGGTGGATAGGCTTCAGAGGAGATGTCAAGCCAAAGCTGTTTCTGCTAAATCCTCAAAGGGATTACAGCAGAATGCTCCTAAAGCTAAACGTGTGGGTAAGATTGTGTGTGAGAAAGGCATGTCTATGATCTTTATTGGTGCTGAGGTTGGTCCATGGAGCAAAACCGGTGGCCTTGGTGATGTCTTAGGTGGTCTTCCTCCAGCTCTCGCC gcAAGAGGCCACCGTGTGATGACAGTATGCCCTCGGTATGACCAATATAAAGATGCTTGGGACACCTGTGTAGTGGTTCAG ATAAAAGTTGGAGATAAAGTTGAGGACGTGCGTTTCTTTCACTGCTACAAACGAGGAGTTGATCGTGTCTTTGTCGACCATCCACTCTTCCTTGCAAag GTTGTGGGCAAAACTGGATCCAAAATCTATGGTCCTATAACTGGAGTAGACTACACTGACAACCAACTCCGGTTCAGTTTGTTGTGTCAG GCTGCTCTTGAGGCACCACGGGTTCTAAACCTGAACAGCAGCAAGTATTTCTCTGGACCATATG GGGAAGATGTGGTGTTTGTTGCCAATGATTGGCACACTGCTCTCCTTCCTTGTTACCTCAAGTCTATGTATCAGTCACGCGGAATCTACATGAATGCAAAG GTTGTGTTCTGCATTCACAACATAGCCTACCAAGGAAGATTTGCCTTTGACGACTTTTCTCTTCTCAATTTGCCTGACAGCTTTAAGAGCTCTTTCGACTTCATGGACGG TTACGAAAAGCCAGTAAAAGGAAGGAAGATCAACTGGATGAAGGCTGCGATTCTAGAAGCATGGCGTGTCTTAACAGTTAGTCCATACTATGCTCAAGAGCTCATCTCTGGGATCGATAGAGGCGTGGAGCTGCATTCATACCTTCGAATGAAAACAGTTTCTGGAATTATTAACGGCATGGATGTTCAAGAATGGAACCCGGCTACTGACAAGTACATCGATATCAAATATGACATTACCACTGTAACGGAAGCTAAGCCACTGATCAAAGAAGCGCTTCAGGCCGCTGTTGGACTTCCAGTGGACAGGGATGTCCCTGTGATCGGTTTCATTGGGAGATTGGAGGAGCAGAAGGGCTCTGATATTCTCGTGGAAGCTATCTCCAAGTTCATGGGCCTCAATGTTCAGATGGTGATCCTT GGAACCGgtaagaagaagatggaggctCAGATTCTTGAACTCGAAGAGAAGTTCCCAGGGAAGGCGGTTGGAGTGGCGAAATTCAACGTGCCATTGGCTCATATGATCACAGCAGGAGCTGACTTCATCATTGTCCCCAGCAGGTTTGAGCCGTGCGGTCTCATTCAGCTGCACGCCATGAGGTATGGAACCGTCCCTATTGTGGCATCTACTGGTGGGCTTGTGGATACTGTTAAAGATGGCTTCACAGGTTTCCACATTGGAAGATTCAACGTCAAG tGTGAAGTTGTGGATCCAGATGATGTGATTGCAACAGCAAAGGCTGTAGCTAGAGCTGTTGCAGTGTACGGTACACCCGCTATGAATGAGATGGTCAAGAACTGCATGGACCAAGACTTCTCCTGGAAG GGACCAGCGAGACTGTGGGAGAAGGTACTATTGTCACTAGATGTTGCCGGAAGTGAAGCTGGAGTCGAAGGTGAAGAAATAGCTCCTCTGGCGAAGGAGAACGTAGCGACACCTTGA